The region CGAGTTCATAGTCTTGAAGTCTTCATCTTCTTTGTCAGCCCTTCGTGACTCTACCGCTTTGTCGTATTGCACAACGAATTCATTCAACATGGTCCTCGAGTTAAAAAATCTATCAAAAAATGAATTGATACTCTCAGTTCGTCCGGTTGTGGTCATACCAGCAAAGAAAATATCCTTCAAAAAGGGTTTAGCCTAATGTATACGTTGGTTATACATGTCACTAATCCAATAATTGCTTTCCAGTTCATACCTAATACGTATATCTTCCCATGTTGCTTCAAATTTCTCAATGGTGTCACTATTTACCCATGGTCTGTGCGTTTCTTGAAAATCACTATAACGGGAAACATACGATCGAAGGTGCTCGGTTTCATGCTTCCTGATATGGCATGAACAAAAGCGATGTCGAGTTTGTGGAAACACTTTTTTTATTGTATTGCCCATAACTTTGTCTTGATCGGTAATAATTGTCTTCGGATACTTGCCAAACATATATTTGAGGAAATATTCAAATAACCATTCAAATGTCTCTTCCTTTTCGTTTTCAAGCAATGCTCCACCAAAAAGTATAAACTGTCCATGATGATTCACCCTAGTAAAGGGAGCAAAAGGCATCTTGAAATGTTAGTCATATAAGTGACatcaaacacaaaaaaaaatctcTGAATTTTGTGTAGGCATCTCTTAATCTACCATCAGCCTAAAAGATATTTTAGGATACCCATCATCAGACAATCCACAACAAAATACTGGTCACTTTCAACTAATGTTTTATCTTGAAAATGTTTTATAAGTCCATAGAACTCCTTTCCTCTATGTTGTTTTTAATGTTCATATATGACATCGGCACATTGCTTTGAAGTTACATTAGCTACATTTGAGGTTTTCATTATATTAACAGCCTTTTTAACATGAGAAGGTTTCACCCCTGCTTAACCAAATTGCACCATAAGAGATTTACCTTCTATTGAACGGTGGAAATTGCTATGAGATCGATGCTTTATCACTTTCGTAGGTGTCATGGTCAATCGTAATTGTGTGTGTCATTAAACGAGTCCACCAACCATTTCCCATCCTCCTGTCTTGTTATTCGAAGCTTTGCTTGACATCCAGTTCTAACATCTCTATGACGGTTTTTCTCATTTTCACTTGAAGCATTTTTGTCCATCCTTTTGAAACCTTCTTTGTTGCATACATATATCTTCCGAAAAGGCTCATTTGTTTTAGGATTTTTAATTGTGTCATCTCTACGTATACCAAAACcatgcaaaaatgaataatcattaTAAAATGTATAGGCATCATCGGGTGTATCAAAAATCTTTCCCAGTATCCTTTCATCATTAACATCATCTTCGTCAAATTCAATGTTCACACTGATACTATTTATTTTTTCGCTTTCATATGTTGCTTCCACATAATCATTTGTGTCAATATCTCTGGTTATATATGGTTCTATAACTTGATTAGTTGTTTCGACTTCACTCATTATGGCCTGCAATAGACAACGTTGCATATTGAAACATTATACATAAAAAACATATTAACAACCAACaatgaaaaaccaaaaaaaatcaaatacatTGGATATTTTACCTTTTTAGAAAAATCGTTAACCACCCGCAATGTCTATCTTTGGAAACAACAATGTAAATAATTAAATCCCTGAACAAATACAGATTCAACAGCTAATGGATAACACTATAAACAATAATGTCAAATATTAAAAATCAGAAACATTTCAAAAAATACGTTGCAGAAAATTACTTGGAACTACTTACCGTATGCAATTCCATAAAAAAACATTGGAGGCTATATTGTTTGATCGAATCAAAATTCTTGAATTGaaactttttagtttttcagttaaTTGCGATTGGAGGTAATTGATCGATGATAATTTTTCGATTCAAACTTTCTTCTTCTGTCAATTGCGATTTCTGATCATTGTCTTTTGGTCTCGTTTCTTTTCCTTGAATTACGATTTCACGGTCTTGACGATTTTTTCTGAatgattatcataaaaccatTCGAAATTCAAGGACAAATCAAGTTAGATATGGTCACTGAATAAGGAAACGTGAATAAGAAAGAATATGGAAACGTGATTAAGTAATACgcaccaattttttttttggaaattgtttttttaattaattcactaATCAAAACTAAGTAGTTTTATGTATAGGGTACCTATGTATATATACCCtaaagggtatattcacttttcccatatatatatatatatatatatatatatatatatatatatatatatatatatatatatacacacacacacacacacacacaataggGACAAAATGGTCATTATGTAAAATTTATTCcattacttttgagtttgatcggataacatttttttataacaGCTAAGAACAAAAAGACTATCTCATCTCCTTCAACTTCCTCTCATGAACCCCATTATAGCCACCGCAGACCTCGCCACCCCCGACGACGACCTCATCACCACCGCAAACGATGAACTCACCACCGTTATCACCGTCAATGACAAATTTCAGATCTAGAACCATCGTTACCTCTTCTTCGTTGCATCTCCGGTTTACCATCGACATCTCCTCCCACCAGATCTATGATTTCCGGCTCAGATCTACAATATTTTCCTTTAGATCTACGATTTCCTACTATAGATCTGAAGTGTTCAGGTCTAGATCTACGCCAAACAACCACCAGATCTATAACCATTGTTGCCAACTGTTGTTATATACCTCGAACAACAACTATCACCTCCGAAACAACAAATGTGACTTTCTACTCCTTTAGATATGTGATGTGTACTTTGTTTTCGACCTTGAACCTAGCCAAAACATTAGAAAATGTCGTTTGTCAtcattctctctcttctctaaTGCTCTTACATCAACTACCTCCTTTCTCCATCTCTACAACTTCAACAAGTGATGAGGCTCTACCAAAACCGCCTCCCTCTAGATATGTTTTGTCTCTGATTTCTCCAGATTTGCTTTATCTTTGACCACATCCAACTATCTTGTTCTTTTGTGACCACCAATGGCCTTCATAAGTCATAACTTATGCTTAGATGGATGCATTTCCTATTGTCTTCATCGATGCTGATGCTCTCTACCTCTCTTGACCTGAAATTATGTCCTTCACGATGAGCATTTTGTAAATCCTGTGGAGTTTCACTCAAATCAAGGTAATATGGCTTCAAATTTGCTTTTGTGCTTGAAATTTTTGTGTTCTGATGCATATTTTGAACATAGAGTTATGATTTTGCTGTACCAttggttttaatttttaaatatcatGATATACCTTTTAGCAAAATAATAACCTTTTTCTCATGGAATTGTGTTGAGGTGTGTCAGTTGTATGAATTGATTGTACATCATTATCTCTGatgcatttttttttgttttttatagttttttctttgtgaatttgacGTTTTAATCTCTTATTTGTCGTTTGCTTTTGTTAATATTAGTTTAAACTGTTGTTAAGTTGTGAATGTTGATTCTTTTTGAATTAAATTATGAGTTTATTGtaatctaataaaataatatcatAACTTTATAACATTCTTTATTTTCTCCGGTGACTAATATTCATTATCTTTAAGGGATATGTTTCTCTCTCGATGTTTATGGTGTGAGCACAAATACTAAGAATAAAGAGATTATAATTAAAAAGTCAATACCTATTAGACTCGTCTAGAAAAATAGATGTACTATATCACTATTTTTACATAGTAAAGTGTAATTCACCAACTAATGTTGGCTATAGAAATTAGAATAAAAATGTTTTAACCTTTTATTCTTTTCTCCTTCGATAGTTTCCGAACATCATTTCATTTAGGTGATAATTTATATAATTGATAAATATATTTGTAATCAAAGAATTTAAAATTGTCTcaattatttatttgttatttaacTTAGTTCAATAACAACACATTGAAAGATGTTTTCAAAATATAAGAACTCTTCTTCTTAGATAATTACAAAGAATTTgctaatttattttaattatgtttGATCTTTCGTGGTGAAGCAAATATTATATGTTTCTTGTATTATATTATTGACACCCTACATGATATTATAGTTGTGAATGAatattttttgtgtattaaaatttaaattttatgtattaagctattatttttgtgttttaaactgtgaattaactGCATTAATATGTGAATTTTCTGTTTAAACTATGAATTTCttatattaagttgtgatttTTTTGTATTTAACTGTGAATTGATTATATTAAGATGTGAATTAACTACATTGAGATGTGAATTTTCTGCTTAAACTATGAATTATTTATATTAAGCtgtaaattttttgttttaaactgTAAGTTaactgtattaagttgtgaatttattGATATTAACctgtactttatatatatatatatatatatatatattaactaccATATAGAtctgaaaaatatatatatgtaagttttaagttgagaatatggctgtgaatatataatttttgtgcattaaattgtgaatttgtaatattaagctgtgaattttgtatactaaattatgaattgactatattaaaatgtgatttttttatgaattttgtgttaaaatatgaatgatttatgcaTAAATTTTGTGaatatatgtattttttgtgttgtataaatatataagaatgtattagttttaTAACTATTTTGCATTAAACTCTGAATAAGtgaattaattagtttattaaactgtgaatatagTATTTAAGCACTTAGTCAATGATTTTAATGATTTTATATAGAGATATGATTCGGAAAGAATGATGGTTGTGACGGTGACACATATGGTTAGTGTAACGTGTAGTAACAATTGTTGATGGTTGTGGTAGATTTTGAGTTTTATTCATATAAATATGTGAGTTCGTGTATAATAAATTGTATTATGTTATGTTGTCAACTTTATGtaataaactaaaaaataaattGTACTAAActgtatattttatataaattttgtgttaaaatatgaatacGTGTATGTATGATAACATTAAACTCTGTATCAAAATTTAAACTATGAATTAATATGTTTCTTAAACTGtgaatattatattttaaactatgaatatatcttatatattatatattttttttaaatcaaaatttaaattaaaattttatatatttaactgCAAAAATAAAATGGTATGTATTAAAAAATACTTTCAaagaaatgatatatatatatatatatatatatatatatatatatatatatatatatatatatatatatatatatatatatatatatatatatatatatatatatatatatatatatatatatatatatatatatatatatatattcgtgcaTATGTAATTTAacatctttctctctttctctttgtttttttctctctctctcccaaatcaagATGATTGCAAGCAAAGGAGGCGGTGGCGGTGTTGTTGTTGCTAACATAAGACAACCGATCAGCTCAGAGTGCTGCATGTGTGGTGATTATGGCATATCCCAAGAGCTTTTCAGATGCAAAATCTGTAAATTCCGATCTCAACACAAGTAATTTGATTCATATTCATCTGGGCTTTCACTAGCTAGATTTCTACTTCGATCacaatattttgaaaagtttccaactttttcgCAGATATTGCAGCAATCAGTACCCTAAAGCCGAGTCATACAAAGCCTGTAACTGGTGCCTGAGTCAGAAACATGACTCCGGCAACTCATCCAACTCATCATCGTCGTGCAGAAACAACTCCAGCGATAATCGCCTTGATCATGCCCTCAAGAACAAGAGAAACCCTAATGATACTACAATTGGGCATGGAGGTTTGAGGGAAAGGAGGAGAGCTTCTGATATACAGTTACCAAGCCCCGCTCCGATCAAGAAACTGCAGGGATCCTCGGCGGAGGAGGAGTCTCCGGTGTCTACAGGCCGGAAAAGGGTCGGCGGTGTGGTAGCGGAGGAGAAGCATCATGTGGTTTTGAGAAAGTCAAAGTCAGCGAATCATATATCaattggtggtggaggtggaggtggaggtgggaTCAAAACAAGACAAGTATTTAGAAATAAGGTGAGAAGGTATAAACTATTAGATGAGGTTTCAAGCCAATGAGGTTAAAATGAAAACATGTTTTATCTTGCTCTATTTATTTGCACTTTATGTATAAGTACTTGTACAGATCTTTGGATATAAAGTTTTCACTTTTCACCTCTGGAGGGGTTGAATAAATTTTGGATACTATCATTTAAATGTTAATTAATTACTGTGTATACTTGTTCAAAGCTCTGGGTCTCCTCGGTCTATTTTCGGTAAAATTTCCTGTAAATTTCTTACGTACTTTTCCTTGTCGTACAAGTTTAtatattaaaatgttttaataagaAAAGAACAGCTGCATACTTTTTTTGACTGAAAAATAAGGCCAATCAGCAAAATCTTGTTCACTAATTAACaaagatatatatattttttgaaggTATAACAGTGGAAAATGTGTTTTACTGGACATTACATTAATACATTGGTGGTACTATTATTTTTTATAGTTCTTTTAAAACTTTATAATGGTCAAAGGTCATTTCCTGAAACAATTTTCGGAAACGGTCTTTTAATTTTACAGTTTTACCTTAGTTGTATGAGATGGAGGTAATATTGTTGttgtttataatttataaaagttCTTATATTGTAAATTAAATCTATCTAGTGTGGCGAAAATATAAGATTACTATAAATCTCAAGTTAAAGAAATAATAAAAGACGTCGAGAAAATGATGTGTAATCCTAAATAAGAGTTCCGTAAGAAAAAGAGTTGCGTAAATGACGTACAAAATAATACGTTTCATTTCTGAAACCTACAGCACGTTCCTTGTCGACATGTAGTTAGAATCACACGTAACTAAGAATTTTATAGAATCAAAAGTAGATAAAAGGTGCTatctttttgtattttgattttctaaagatacttcttgtttttaattaataaagaTAAATAGATAATTAATCATTATTGTAATAAACAAATATACTGATAAAGTATACGATGGTTATGTAACCGTGTTAATTCAATGTTAGAATTCGATACGCATGATTTTGGTATCAAGAATTTTACAAGATTGATCCAAAGAATAACGTGTGTGAAATTGGTTAAGAAATATTGACCTTTAAGAATATATAATGATTGATTGTTTGAACTCCGGACCAAAATGCAAATAATGTAGTCCAGATAGTCATGTATTTTATGAGTGTAAGGTGGTTGTCAAAATAAATGCATCAATTGTAAATTAATAGAGATTAATTTGGGGTTTGACGGGTTGTAGAAATTTAAACACAAAATTTACTAAGTTGATATAAAAATTctaatttgaaacttttttttaatttgttataATTCATCACTTGACCGGACAAATTGCCTACTAACATGATATTCTTCCATGTCAAAACAGAtatttttttccacaaaaaacaaTAAGTGGTTGTTTGGTAgcatctgaatttttaagatctaaaTGTTTAAAagatctgaatttctaagagggtctgaatttttaagatctgaattttaaaATGTTGGTTGGTTAAAACCTTTGAATTATTGTACTGAAAAGTAAAAATTACCGTTTTACTCTTTTGTTTAAAAgttataataaatattaataaaaccataatttttTAAGGAAATCAcatttatatataaacatttactcctaaaatgaccattttacccattttCACCTAAAATTCCAAGTTTTGGTACATtccacacaaacatatatatataaacctcCCAATTATAGTATTATTTTACATACAAAAATGACTTATCATAAAAAAATTGTAGGTGTTTAATATTCACAAATGGTCCTAACATGCATTTTTCATCTTAAACCAAAGTATAGgtaaatataataataacatcCAACTTATGTTATATTATAGATATAGACAATTTCCaaataaaaacatgcaaaatggcaATCTACTTACCTGTTTATTTCTACtaatacacacatacatatggtTGCACAATCTTTTCTCATGTGAAATTCAAAAGTAACAAGATTACAATGTTTTTCTCCTTCTATAGTCAATGTCAATGGTGACATTTCAGGATTTTGCCCAGTTCGGAGGTGGGGGTCATGACATGAGTGACCCAAGTATACGTTTGTGTCTTCGGAAGCCAAGGGTATGATTGTAAACGAATGTCTCTATCTTTTATGAGTTTTGGGTTTTATTCGgaaggttttaaggcttgggCGTGTTGTTAGGAGCGTAGGGTTTCTCGCCACCTTTCGGGGATATAAGGTTTGTTGGAAACAGACCTCGGATGAGGAATATACgacactttgaagttattgacaATTTTGTTCCCCGATGGAGATCAGTGGTAGAtcagtcccatgcatgcaaggaaTGCATGCACGTGTTTGGTTGGTTACGCCCATCGTAGATAGCTGCATGGTTGTGGGTGGTTtgtgagtacgtcgggcgtactaagaggtacgcggggcgtaccccattcagaccaaaaccctaatttttgggtttgACACTATATAAGTAACATTATGTCTCAAAGGCTAGCCTCCCTTTCACCCTAAAGCAGCTActatgaaaccctaatccatattttgagtgttcttgtgtTTGGAAGGCCTTTTGAGAGTATTCTTAGTGTTTTGATCCATTCCCCAAGGAAGTGAAGGTTGaagcaaggtggtggttcaatgGAGAAGATGTAGATCTAGGATTGTTGCTCCATTTTAGATCTtcctgaggtataaagtcttgaacttgcCTCTTGAATGCTTAGATCTTTTGTGTTGGgttttttggacctttttggtcccaaggatggAGCTTTATGGTTCTAAATCTGTTTCTAGGCTTAGGGTTGCCGCCCTTGGTGCTATTTGAATCCCTAAGTCGAAAATTTGTCGTcttgaaggtcttaatgggttcatacAAGAGTTAAGATCATTTTCATGGAAGTAGGatgccatttttggagtttgggcttatGTGGGGCATGCAAAgccaccaagtcagtgactttatgggtttagacgaTAAGTAGAACTCAGATCTGTGATTTGGTCCCTTGGTttgaagcattaagtgcttaatagcaAAAAGAGCTTAACatgggagtacgctgggcatacaacctggtacgcgcagcgtacatgTCACAAAACTTGTACGCGTTGCATACatttgagtacgccctgcgtactcagttAGTGGACTAGTTTTGTTTTGGGCCATTCATTGGACTACTTagctttgggccttagtgggccatcagaaatCTGATATTTTGGGCTAAGAATATGTTTAggatttagggtaaggcccattagaggggtTGGTGTCACACCCTAAACCAGACGgaggaaacgtctgggggcgagTGACTTcactttgtaatatcatcacagtgTATATAAATGAATCAAAGACAACATCATCACCATGCATAAAATATACCCACCATCATagttttacatcattgtatttgtTTAATACAAACCATCCAAAACATCAAGTATGGTGAGAAACAAAAATACAGCAACAATCTTCTTTCCTTATCGACCAACCTGTTTTAACgtgttcctgagaatacaagtcattttgaaaagcgtcaaaatataaaaatgttggtgagttcataagtatgtttgtatGAAAAGTGTTGTAGCAGcttgtaaacaccagaaaatccgatattttctgtaaaagtaATTTGAGAGTTTTGTTTCAAATATTGTATTAGCACATGTGTGATTTTGTTTGATAGTGTATAAAGAGAGTTTCCCAGAAAAACCAATATTTTCTGTATAATGAAAAAAGTGCGGTCTTAACCCTAAGACGTGACTGGTGAAAGTTTAAACGTTAATAGTAAGTGTATAGTTCGTACTTTGTATCATGAGTATAGTATGTGCATCCCGTAAATTTATTTGCTTTttattctctatgtgagtcgctacCACCATACTTGATATGAATGATATGTCTGTcatgatgttcttcaggcgtcggttaCGGTAagacgtttgtcaccctagactggcccgtctagctgtagcgagtagctcaggtgtggggtgtcatccctatatagatctatacacaaattctcgctctccttccaggagactctggttataactacaggacttactaggtacactaggtaggtacgagTGAAGGAGTGTCTCACAAGATCCTTAACTAAATGTACGCGAATGAAGTATCCCATTATTTAACGCTATAAATAATGTTTCATGTGTGTATTTTGACTATAACCAATGACGATAAAATATAACTATTTTTATCGAAAGTGTCAAAATATTTGTTCTTATCGTAAAAAACTCGTTGTTATCCCATAGTATCGTGAATCATTTGGGTGTATTAGAATTTTCACTGACGGCCCCATCAACAAAAAGTTTATCATAAGTGGCCCAATTAGTATAGAATTATCAAACATGGCCCAATTAGAATAATATTGGCACATGAGACCCAATTTGTATGCGTTTGACTTTAAGGCCCAAACCTTACTAAAATGTGCATGATTGGCCTAATTATACCAAAATTGACAATAAAAGCCCATTTATATCACAttgacattttaggcccaataaaaCCATGAGTTGTCAAATAAAGcccattttttatgaaaaatgacacTTTTGGCCCATAAAATCGTGAGTTGTCAATTTTAGCCCACTTTTAAGAAAAATGTCACTTTCGGCCCATAAAACCTTGAGTTGGCAAATAAAgcccatttttatcaaaaatgacactttaggccCAATAAACGTGAGTTGGCAAATAAAgcccatttttatcaaaaatgatACTTTAGGCCCAATAACCGTAAGTTGTCACATAAggcccatttttatgaaaaatgacacTTTTGGCCCATAAAACCGTGAGTTGTCAATTTAAGCCCAATGAAACCAAAAATGATACTTAAAATCCCATTTTGTTCATCTTTATTGTCAAGTGTGATCCTTTTGTATACTTTCTTTAGTTTCCTAGTAActtttaacatgtttaatcttttcaaaacatcatGATAAGTTACTTCAAGTAGATTTCTTACTAATATCACCAAAACTTGGAAGATATTTCGAATTTATGAGTGTTTAACATATATTCACACAACATAACATGAAAAATATACACATGCATGCATAATACTATGATTAACCAGAAAACTAGCTTGTATTCTCCCCAAAAAGGTTGTAAAActcgaaaacaagggggtatgaagcttaCCTTGAGTTTGATCGGTTTTTGGAAGGAGAATGAAGTGAGTTTTCGGTCTTGAGTGCTCCTTAGGGAAGAGCTTTGaaacttagatggttctaggaagCTAGAACATGAAATGAAGTTATGTAAGGAAGAGTTCTTAGTGTAACATGGAAAAAAAATGCTTAAATGCTATATGACTTACCAATGATATGAAACTTAAAGAAATCTTCTTAAGCAGACACTCAAAACTCACGAAAATTTGCAAGAGGGAGTGAGGGAATTTTTCCTTGGGTTAGAGAGGGAATGAAGATGTGTTGCATGTTTGAAATGAGAATGAGGTAGGTGGTGGTGAGGTCTCGACCGATATTGAAGAAGGAAGAGGGAGAGAGACTTGCCTTGTTATATGGGAGGCAACATACATGACCTAGATACATGGAAGACAATGCATGGATGTATTCTATGTAATTATGACGTGTCAAACCCAAATTAATCCTTCATTTATcccttttttatataaaaaaaaccaaGAATTAGGAGGgggaaagaaagaaaagaatatTGGGCTTGGATTTAAGTGTAGTTGAGACTACATTGGCCCATTAGGGATTTTTCAGTTGTAAAGGCCCAACATAatggttttcggcccaatgaatGGTCCATGAAGAGTATTATGGCCCAAAATACTATTTCTTAATGAATTTAGGTCCAGCTAGGGCCCAAATGTAGTCACCAGCCCATTAGGCCCGATAAGAGAGTCCTAGTCCATGAAGAGGTTTGAACCGGGAAGTTAGGGTTAAAAGCCCAAAGTTGAGTGAATGCAGCGTATTGAATTAGGTTTAGAGCTTTCACAAGGAAGTTTCGACTTGAATTGTCATTTTTGAATGAACAACTTGTATAACATCAAAGTTAGGGTTACAAGATACGTCCGTGCTTCTTCCTTTTTTGGGGTTCGTTCTTTCTCTCTCCTAGGTATTTGACCTTTTCCTTTCTCTCTTTTCAAGATCTCACAATCTTTGGTCGCATGCCCcagttttttttatgaaaattacaaAACTCGTTTGGATCTCAGACGTACTCCCTGCTTTTATCGTTGTTATCTTCTCTTTTTGAGCATTTGGGGGTATATGCTTCATATGCTTCTTGCGTATATGGCTGGTACTGGTTATACTGTTTCCTTCTTCCTCTCTGATTGTACATTTTATTTTGATGGAAGTGAGTGTTATTGTTAACGAATGGCACATAACACTATCTGGTCTGTTCTTTTCTTCTTCCTCCCCTTGCATAAACTTTTCCCTCCATTCTTGCTTTTTTGGCACTCTCCGCTTCCCATCTTAAGAGACGAATGAATTTACGTATCATTTCTTTTGCATTTATCCAATCTCAACCCACCAGTTTTCGAAACAAATCTCCTTCCATAAGTCCTTAAGTGAAAGCAGCTATGATCATGGGGTCATCCCTTTTTGGCATTTTTTGGCTAATCTCGTTAAACTACTTAAAGTGAGCTTTGTTGGACTCCCATTTTCTTTGTCGGAAAGCAAATATTGCATGCACTTTCTATtggaatatttttttttgtataaagttGTTGCAAAATTTCTCACATAATTCTTTGAAGCTTCCCATGCTC is a window of Lactuca sativa cultivar Salinas chromosome 1, Lsat_Salinas_v11, whole genome shotgun sequence DNA encoding:
- the LOC111894741 gene encoding uncharacterized protein LOC111894741 isoform X1 produces the protein MIASKGGGGGVVVANIRQPISSECCMCGDYGISQELFRCKICKFRSQHKYCSNQYPKAESYKACNWCLSQKHDSGNSSNSSSSCRNNSSDNRLDHALKNKRNPNDTTIGHGGLRERRRASDIQLPSPAPIKKLQGSSAEEESPVSTGRKRVGGVVAEEKHHVVLRKSKSANHISIGGGGGGGGGIKTRQVFRNKVRRYKLLDEVSSQ
- the LOC111894741 gene encoding uncharacterized protein LOC111894741 isoform X2, which encodes MQNLYCSNQYPKAESYKACNWCLSQKHDSGNSSNSSSSCRNNSSDNRLDHALKNKRNPNDTTIGHGGLRERRRASDIQLPSPAPIKKLQGSSAEEESPVSTGRKRVGGVVAEEKHHVVLRKSKSANHISIGGGGGGGGGIKTRQVFRNKVRRYKLLDEVSSQ